The following are from one region of the Coffea eugenioides isolate CCC68of chromosome 2, Ceug_1.0, whole genome shotgun sequence genome:
- the LOC113762644 gene encoding uncharacterized protein LOC113762644: MEVAVIDWKSIDSRFAKDEVYENINAPQWVDFSAPDASVDDESWFCRPDCNHPKRVEDFFKETTPHFKRSASVSEILPFGERTRRDATLKKRGLRGPSISPIKDLKYGRITEDSENQNPNFLTPPHYKGKFMKEGIKSGTEKKQIRESTLKKEQPRSLRSTLSAKNLFAGSDILNKVAEFCNELKKLATRAKDRENVEEKLIKDHVRDDSGDLDDKEKERKPLLEASMEKHEAQQNSKFQDKRTRKKRYDDAENTPVTINVKTIKHQEETLLQIRTCPPTPQCFSASRGPSNATHTPPQAFKSRMPERGVLQELGQRNFDEKNNEIGKKSNHGGHAAMIGEKEAKPLDVLWFLKPCTLSS, encoded by the exons ATGGAGGTAGCAGTAATTGATTGGAAGAGCATAGATTCGAGGTTTGCCAAAGATGAGGTTTATGAGAATATCAATGCTCCTCAATGGGTTGATTTTTCTGCCCCTGATGCCTCCGTTGATGATGAGTCTTGGTTCTGTAGACCAG ATTGTAATCATCCAAAAAGGGTTGAAGATTTCTTCAAAGAAACAACTCCACATTTTAAG AGGTCGGCTAGTGTCTCAGAGATACTTCCATTTGGTGAAAGAACAAGGAG AGATGCTACACTGAAGAAGAGGGGACTAAGAGGACCTTCAATATCACCAATCAAGGACTTGAAGTATGGAAGGATTACTGAAGACAGTGAGAACCAGAATCCCAATTTCTTGACCCCTCCCCATTACAAAGGTAAATTCATGAAAGAGGGAATAAAATCAGGCACAGAGAAGAAACAAATTCGTGAAAGTACATTGAAGAAGGAACAACCACGAAGTCTCAGAAGTACCTTGTCTGCAAAGAATCTGTTTGCTGGCAGCGATATACTTAATAAGGTGGCAGAGTTTTGCAATGAATTGAAGAAGTTGGCAACAAGGGCCAAGGACAGAGAGAATGTGGAGGAGAAGTTGATTAAAGACCATGTGAGGGATGATTCTGGTGACCTAGatgataaagaaaaagaaaggaaaccaTTGCTTGAGGCAAGCATGGAGAAACATGAAGCACAGCAAAATAGCAAGTTCCAGGATAAGCGGACAAGGAAGAA GAGATATGATGATGCAGAAAACACTCCAGTTACTATCAATGTTAAGACCATCAAGCATCAAGAAGAGACATTGTTGCAGATTAGGACTTGTCCTCCCACTCCACAATGTTTTTCAGCCAGCCGTGGACCTTCCAATGCTACCCACACCCCACCACAAGCTTTCAAGTCTAGAATGCCG GAGAGAGGAGTTCTGCAGGAGCTGGGACAGAGGAATTTCGATGAGAAGAATAATGAGATAGGAAAGAAGAGCAATCATGGAGGGCATGCGGCGATGATTGGTGAAAAAGAAGCCAAGCCTTTGGATGTATTATGGTTTCTAAAACCTTGCACACTTTCTAGTTAG